The proteins below come from a single Juglans regia cultivar Chandler chromosome 12, Walnut 2.0, whole genome shotgun sequence genomic window:
- the LOC108986319 gene encoding pirin-like protein isoform X1 yields MSDSGKAPSFDRPRLVVKKILAKLQREGDGAVVRRGIGRSELKNLDPFLMLDDFSVTPPAGFPDHPHRGFETVTYMLQGGVTHQDFAGHKGTIRTGDVQWMTAGRGIIHSEMPAGEGTSNGLQLWINLSSRDKMIEPSYQELPSHEIARAEEDGVEVRVIAGESMGVQSPVYTRTPTMYLDFTLKPGNEVHQNIPGSWNSFVYIIEGEGVFGIPNSSPVAAHHVLVLGPGDSVSVWNRSSSKLRFVLIGGQPLNEPVVQHGPFVMNTQAEINRTIEDYHYAKNGFEMAKSWRSQ; encoded by the exons ATGTCTGATTCGGGTAAAGCTCCTTCTTTTGACAGACCCAGATTGGTGGTCAAGAAGATTTTGGCCAAACTTCAACGTGAGGGTGATGGTGCTGTTGTTAGGAGAGGCATTGGACG CAGTGAATTGAAGAATTTGGATCCTTTTTTAATGTTGGATGATTTTTCAG TGACTCCTCCTGCGGGATTTCCTGATCATCCACACAGAG GTTTTGAAACTGTCACATACATGTTGCAG GGCGGGGTTACTCATCAAGATTTTGCTGGCCATAAGGGTACAATTCGAACAGGTGATGTGCAG TGGATGACAGCAGGCAGAGGAATCATTCACTCAGAAATGCCTGCAGGAGAAGGAACTTCAAATGGTTTACAGCTTTGGATCAATTTATCCTCCAGAGACAAAAT GATTGAACCAAGTTATCAAGAACTTCCAAGTCACGAGATAGCAAGGGCAGAGGAAGATGGGGTCGAGGTCCGAGTTATAGCAGGAGAATCCATGGGAGTCCAATCTCCAGTTTACACCAGAACACCCACAATGTATCTGGATTTCACTTTAAAACCTGGAAATGAAGTGCATCAGAATATCCCGGGATCATGGAATTCCTTTGTGTATATAATTGAAGGGGAAGGGGTTTTTGGAATCCCAAATTCATCTCCTGTGGCAGCTCACCATGTCCTGGTTCTGGGTCCTGGAGACAGTGTAAGCGTGTGGAACAGATCTTCAAGTAAACTGAGATTTGTGCTGATTGGAGGGCAGCCACTCAATGAACCAGTGGTTCAGCACGGTCCATTTGTGATGAACACTCAAGCTGAAATCAATAGGACTATTGAGGACTACCACTATGCCAAAAATGGGTTTGAAATGGCCAAAAGCTGGAGATCTCAATGA
- the LOC108986319 gene encoding pirin-like protein isoform X2 produces MSDSGKAPSFDRPRLVVKKILAKLQREGDGAVVRRGIGRELKNLDPFLMLDDFSVTPPAGFPDHPHRGFETVTYMLQGGVTHQDFAGHKGTIRTGDVQWMTAGRGIIHSEMPAGEGTSNGLQLWINLSSRDKMIEPSYQELPSHEIARAEEDGVEVRVIAGESMGVQSPVYTRTPTMYLDFTLKPGNEVHQNIPGSWNSFVYIIEGEGVFGIPNSSPVAAHHVLVLGPGDSVSVWNRSSSKLRFVLIGGQPLNEPVVQHGPFVMNTQAEINRTIEDYHYAKNGFEMAKSWRSQ; encoded by the exons ATGTCTGATTCGGGTAAAGCTCCTTCTTTTGACAGACCCAGATTGGTGGTCAAGAAGATTTTGGCCAAACTTCAACGTGAGGGTGATGGTGCTGTTGTTAGGAGAGGCATTGGACG TGAATTGAAGAATTTGGATCCTTTTTTAATGTTGGATGATTTTTCAG TGACTCCTCCTGCGGGATTTCCTGATCATCCACACAGAG GTTTTGAAACTGTCACATACATGTTGCAG GGCGGGGTTACTCATCAAGATTTTGCTGGCCATAAGGGTACAATTCGAACAGGTGATGTGCAG TGGATGACAGCAGGCAGAGGAATCATTCACTCAGAAATGCCTGCAGGAGAAGGAACTTCAAATGGTTTACAGCTTTGGATCAATTTATCCTCCAGAGACAAAAT GATTGAACCAAGTTATCAAGAACTTCCAAGTCACGAGATAGCAAGGGCAGAGGAAGATGGGGTCGAGGTCCGAGTTATAGCAGGAGAATCCATGGGAGTCCAATCTCCAGTTTACACCAGAACACCCACAATGTATCTGGATTTCACTTTAAAACCTGGAAATGAAGTGCATCAGAATATCCCGGGATCATGGAATTCCTTTGTGTATATAATTGAAGGGGAAGGGGTTTTTGGAATCCCAAATTCATCTCCTGTGGCAGCTCACCATGTCCTGGTTCTGGGTCCTGGAGACAGTGTAAGCGTGTGGAACAGATCTTCAAGTAAACTGAGATTTGTGCTGATTGGAGGGCAGCCACTCAATGAACCAGTGGTTCAGCACGGTCCATTTGTGATGAACACTCAAGCTGAAATCAATAGGACTATTGAGGACTACCACTATGCCAAAAATGGGTTTGAAATGGCCAAAAGCTGGAGATCTCAATGA